The genomic interval CTGATTGGTGTCGTGCTTTCTGTTGCTTTTCTCAACGAGCAGTATTTAAGTTTCATTAATTTAAATCCTTATTACAAGTTCATTCGCGAAGGGGCTTTGGTCGGATTTGCAATACTTTCGCTCTTAACAACTACAAGACTTACAAGAGTATCGAACAATTTTACTTGGGCACCAATCGAAGAAGTCGCGTGTCTTTTTCTTGGTATTTTTGTTACAATGGTTCCCTGCCTGCTTTATCTAGAATCAAATGCAAAATCGCTAGGAGTTACTTCGCCGGTTCAATTTTATTTCTTTACTGGATTACTGAGCAGCTTTTTGGATAATACTCCAACTGCAGTTACTTTTCATTCGCTTGCACTTGGACTTGGAATTAATTCCGGCGAGATTGTTGCTTCAATCCCTGTCGAACTTCTAAAAGCGATTTGTACTGGAGCTGTATTTTTTGGGAGTATGACTTACATCGGAAACGGTCCAAACTTCATGGTCAAATCAATAGCAGAAGAAAACAATATTAAGATGCCTGATTTTTTCAGCTATATGTATAAATTTTCGTTAATAGTTTTACTGCCGATTTTTATTATCGTGCAATTAATTTTCTTTTAGAAAAGGATTTCAAAGACACTAGAATTGTTTTGACTGAATTGACCAATCAAGTTTTAGAGATAATCTGAATTTGAAATTACTCAACTGCTTTTATCACCGCATCATGAATCTTCGGTCTTAATTCATATAGCTTTTGATTCTCTCGCGTTTGATGAACTCTGTTTGTTAACAGGATAACGAATAAATTTCTTGTCGGATCAGTCCAGGCAGACGTACCCGTAAATCCAGTGTGACCGTAAGATTTTATCGAGAATAAATCTCCTGCTGAAGAACCTATTGCTGATCGAGTGTCCCAGCCCAAAGCACGCGAACTTGATTTACTCTGCTGCTTCGTAAATAATTCAACTGTTTCAGGCTTGATCAATTTAATTCCTTGATATTCTCCTTTTTGAAGAAGCATTTGCAGGACTTTTGATAAATCACTTGCTGTTGAGAATAATCCCGCATGTCCCGCCACACCACCAAGCAATGAAGCAGTTTCGTCGTGCACTTCTCCTCTGATCAATCGATTACGCCAATAAGTGTCACTTTCAGTTGGTGCGATTTTTTCGATTAATCCTTTTGGCGGATTATAAAATGTATTTTTCATTCCAAGCTTATCGAAAATTTCTTCTTTGCAGAATATATCAAGTGTTTTTTCAGATACCTTCTCAATAACCTTTCCAAGCAGAATTATTCCTAAATCTGAGTAAACAATTTTTGCTCCGGTCTCATATTCTAATTGCGTTGAAAAAATATCATTGAGAACATCAATTTCATTTTTACAGTTTGCATAGAATTTTTTCCAAGCAGGCAAGCCGCTGTTGTGTAAAAGTAAATTTCGAATCGTTATTTTTTCTTTTTCACTTCCGGTAAACTGCGGAAGATATTTTGAGACTGCATCGTCAAGAGCAAATAAATTTTTATCGATACAAATCATTGAAGCGGTTGCAGATGCAAAGACCTTTGTTAAAGAAGCTAAATCATAAATTGTTTTATTATTCACTTTGCGCGCATTCGGGTCATAACTCAAATGCCCAAATGCTTTTTCGTGGAGAATAAATCCATCTTTCGCTATCAGCAGTACTCCACCGGGGAAAGCACCATCATCGATTGCGTCATCGATTAACTTATCGACCAACTTAAATTGTTTTTCTTCTTGTACAGACGAATTCGTACTCTCGTTGAGCAAAGAAGTTTGTTCTCGCTTCAATCCAAATCCGACTTTGAATGAAGTATTAGGAATAGAAACCGAAAGTTTTCCAGTAATTGGGATCTCGCCGAAAATTGCCTCAGCAGCAGCCGACTCTGAAACTTCAGGATCTCCATAATTTGTCAGATAAGTTCCAATAGTCGGGAAATGCATCAATACATATGGATTGCCATGCGAAATTACAACCGTTGGTTTGTTTAGTTTAAGCATTGATTCAACTAATTCCTGCTGATTTTTTTCAAGTCCAATTGTACCCTGGTAAGCACGGACTTTTAAATAAAGTGATAAAATTATGACATCAGAATTTTGTGCAGTTTGTATCGCCTGGGTTTTATCGTATGAAGTACTGTTCAATAGAATTTTTTTAGATTGAAAATTATTAATTCTGCTTTTTAATTGGTTATTAAAGAACTCTCCCTCTTCTGCAATTCTACTGTCTATTACCATTATGTGAGAATAGTTTAAGTTTGAACTTGGATTCAGAGGAACTAATTTGCTCTCATCTTTAACCAGAGTGATTGATTTTCGAGCAAGCTGCCTCGCCAACTCCCAGTGACTTTCTCTTCCAATAACTTTTGAAATATTATCAACGTCGATAAATTTATTTTCATCCAGTCCGAGCCATCGTTTCGTTATTAAAATTTTTCTGATGGAATGGTTTAATCTTTCCTCACTAAGCTCGCCATTTTTTACTGCAGCAATTATTGCATCGACAGATTCTGCTGCATCATCTGGGAATAAAATACAATCATTACCGGCTTTAATTGCCATCACGGTGGCTTCGGCAGTTGAATAATGATTTGTAACGGCATGCATATTCATTGCATCGGTAACAATCAAGCCCTTAAAACCCATTTCATTTTGAAGAAGATCAGATACAATTTTTTTAGAAAGAGTTGAAGCCAAATTTTTTTGTGTATCAATTGCTGGGACAGATAGATGTCCCACCATCACACTCATTATTTTGTTGTCAAAATTCGATTGAAACGGGACCAGTTCCAATTTATTTAATTCTTCACGAGTACCGGTGATTGTTGGGAGTTCTTTGTGAGAATCGAGACTTGTGTTGCCGTGTCCGGGAAAATGTTTTGTCGTTGCAACCATCCCGCCATCTTGAGTTCCTTTGAAAAAAGCATTCGATAATCTTGTAACTAGATCGACATCTTCTCCAAATGCTCTAACATTAATAATAGGATTCAATGCATTGTTATTCA from Ignavibacteria bacterium carries:
- a CDS encoding beta-N-acetylglucosaminidase — protein: MTYNSKSVFSDNKGSDTKVHTSTTGAKKTEMKAIKKFIPILITVIIFHSILLSGSTFLKFKSSTSMDSLYQKNNVEIYSIQNDPWVEQKLSAMTLEEKAGQMVFPHVYGVYMSEDSPDYQRLVHLVKNKKVGGLIFFLSDIYEQAVLTNKMQKLSEIPLLISADFERGVAMRVPSATPFPYNMAIGAADDSTLTYLMGKVISLEGRSMGVHHNYAPVADVNNNALNPIINVRAFGEDVDLVTRLSNAFFKGTQDGGMVATTKHFPGHGNTSLDSHKELPTITGTREELNKLELVPFQSNFDNKIMSVMVGHLSVPAIDTQKNLASTLSKKIVSDLLQNEMGFKGLIVTDAMNMHAVTNHYSTAEATVMAIKAGNDCILFPDDAAESVDAIIAAVKNGELSEERLNHSIRKILITKRWLGLDENKFIDVDNISKVIGRESHWELARQLARKSITLVKDESKLVPLNPSSNLNYSHIMVIDSRIAEEGEFFNNQLKSRINNFQSKKILLNSTSYDKTQAIQTAQNSDVIILSLYLKVRAYQGTIGLEKNQQELVESMLKLNKPTVVISHGNPYVLMHFPTIGTYLTNYGDPEVSESAAAEAIFGEIPITGKLSVSIPNTSFKVGFGLKREQTSLLNESTNSSVQEEKQFKLVDKLIDDAIDDGAFPGGVLLIAKDGFILHEKAFGHLSYDPNARKVNNKTIYDLASLTKVFASATASMICIDKNLFALDDAVSKYLPQFTGSEKEKITIRNLLLHNSGLPAWKKFYANCKNEIDVLNDIFSTQLEYETGAKIVYSDLGIILLGKVIEKVSEKTLDIFCKEEIFDKLGMKNTFYNPPKGLIEKIAPTESDTYWRNRLIRGEVHDETASLLGGVAGHAGLFSTASDLSKVLQMLLQKGEYQGIKLIKPETVELFTKQQSKSSSRALGWDTRSAIGSSAGDLFSIKSYGHTGFTGTSAWTDPTRNLFVILLTNRVHQTRENQKLYELRPKIHDAVIKAVE